The following are encoded in a window of Apium graveolens cultivar Ventura unplaced genomic scaffold, ASM990537v1 ctg3744, whole genome shotgun sequence genomic DNA:
- the LOC141701332 gene encoding uncharacterized protein LOC141701332, giving the protein MTIEEAVGSLKAHGERLGGSSEPSSGQLLLTEEEWVKRKVGEGKLLLTREEWLRKSSFKGRNNGGDYRGNRGGRDNSKIRCFNCLAYVHFTAECRKPKPEKEQKLEVNMTQINDDEPALLMDACVEKKVLLNEKYTTPRLAPSTEHKEVSSNIWYLDNGASNHMSGQHSKFTELDERVTGEVHFGDGSTVSIRGKGIVIFKCKNGEERAFKEVYFIPDLCNNILNLGQLSECGNRVVMSGIYLWIYDEKGVLLMKVKRSSNRLYKIVLECPEPECLKSKIDEISWLWHSRLGHINFQAMTLLLENRMVDDIPTLAQPKKVLQIV; this is encoded by the coding sequence ATGACAATAGAGGAAGCGGTTGGGTCACTGAAGGCCCATGGAGAGAGGCTTGGTGGTTCGAGTGAACCCAGTAGTGGCCAGTTATTACTTACAGAAGAGGAGTGGGTTAAAAGAAAAGTTGGCGAAGGGAAACTGCTGCTTACAAGGGAGGAATGGTTAAGGAAATCATCCTTCAAAGGACGTAACAATGGTGGAGATTATCGTGGGAATCGTGGTGGTAGAGACAATAGTAAAATACGCTGCTTCAACTGTTTGGCATATGTCCATTTTACAGCAGAGTGCCGCAAACCAAAACCTGAAAAGGAACAGAAATTAGAAGTGAATATGACACAAATAAATGATGATGAACCCGCCTTGCTTATGGATGCGTGTGTGGAGAAGAAAGttttactgaatgagaaataCACAACACCCAGGTTGGCTCCCAGTACTGAACACAAGGAAGTAAGCTCTAATATCTGGTATTTGGATAATGGTGCTAGTAACCACATGTCAGGACAACACTCTAAATTTACTGAACTAGATGAACGGGTGACAGGAGAGGTGCATTTTGGTGATGGTTCAACCGTAAGCATTCGAGGGAAGGGTATAGTCATTTTCAAATGCAAAAATGGCGAGGAACGAGCATTCAAAGAGGTATATTTTATTCCTGATTTGTGCAACAATATTCTGAATTTAGGGCAACTATCTGAATGTGGAAATAGAGTTGTTATGAGTGgtatttatttatggatttatgaTGAAAAGGGTGTGCTGCTTATGAAAGTTAAACGATCCTCAAATAGACTATATAAAATTGTTTTAGAATGTCCAGAACCTGAGTGTTTGAAATCAAAGATAGATGAGATTTCTTGGCTATGGCATAGTCGTCTTGGTCACATTAATTTTCAAGCAATGACTTTGCTATTAGAAAATAGAATGGTTGATGACATTCCCACGCTAGCACAACCAAAGAAAGTTTTACAAATTGTTTAA